A window from Vigna angularis cultivar LongXiaoDou No.4 chromosome 7, ASM1680809v1, whole genome shotgun sequence encodes these proteins:
- the LOC108336842 gene encoding uncharacterized protein LOC108336842 — MEKFVQPAIPKFDGHYEFWSMTMENFLRSKEMWQIIQEGILLFGTHPTEAQAKAEVDATLKDLKVKNYLFQAIDREILDTILDKSTSKKIWQSMQQKFQGSTRVKRAQLQALRREFELLTMKDAETIDQYLGRTLSTVNKMKSNGEVMDSMLKISHDSRSETGYNRGSGGGFSRGGGGYRGGGGRGRGSGRGRQSLNKALVECFQCHKLGHFQYECPRLEKQAYYAMYEESSGVEDEILLVAYEETNHVQQEDWFLDSG, encoded by the exons ATGGAGAAATTTGTTCAACCTGCCATTCCCAAATTTGATGGTCACTATGAATTTTGGTCTATGACCATGGAAAATTTCTTACGCAGCAAGGAGATGTGGCAGATTATTCAAGAAGGGATACTGCTATTCGGTACCCACCCCACTGAAGCTCAAGCAAAGGCTGAAGTTGACGCAACGTTGAAAGACTTGAAGGTAAAAAATTACTTGTTTCAGGCCATTGACAGGGAGATATTAGACACCATCCTGGACAAGAGTACGTCCAAGAAGATTTGGCAATCCATGCAACAAAAATTCCAAGGCTCAACCAGGGTCAAGCGAGCACAGCTCCAAGCCTTGAGACGTGAGTTTGAACTACTAACTATGAAAGATGCTGAAACCATTGATCAGTATCTGGGACGTACTCTCAGTACTGTAAACAAGATGAAGTCGAATGGAGAGGTGATGGACTCAA TGCTGAAAATTTCTCATGATAGTAGATCAGAAACAGGATACAACCGAGGAAGTGGTGGTGGATTCAGCCGAGGAGGTGGCGGATACCGAGGAGGTGGTGGACGTGGTCGTGGAAGCGGTCGCGGAAGACAATCATTGAATAAAGCACTTGTGGAGTGTTTTCAGTGTCACAAACTGGGACATTTCCAATATGAGTGCCCACGGCTTGAAAAACAAGCATATTATGCAATGTATGAGGAATCATCAGGGGTAGAAgatgaaatattattggtaGCATATGAAGAAACAAATCATGTGCAGCAAGAAGACTGGTTTCTTGATTCTGGTTGA